One Diceros bicornis minor isolate mBicDic1 chromosome 26, mDicBic1.mat.cur, whole genome shotgun sequence DNA segment encodes these proteins:
- the ZNF853 gene encoding zinc finger protein 853: MELGPATETFVLELRCLEDGGPAPDTLSGGSGGSESQEEEEAQERSSSPPRPAVSAPVGASEIAEKAQPEQQEVQLQQVEQQPELQQQPQKERLQQQQPQNQLLGHQPELQQQQDGQEQLPQQQQELQEKRPSVQQEQLEPQLQPMQQQEQLQQQQQDGPQQLPQQQQELQEKPQPMQHQQPKPQLQLMQQQEQLQEQQVQEQQLLQQQQEQSQEQQVQAQQLLQQQQEQLQPQQQLQQQKLLQPEQLQQQQQQEQLQPQQEQLQQLQQQEQLQKQQLQQQLQQEQLQQQLQQEQLQQQLVQQQQLQQQQLVQQQQEQLQQQQLQPRPLEPEEEEEVELELMPVDLASEQELEQQRQQELERQQEQRQLQLKLQEQLQQLEQQLEQQQQLEEQQEVQLELTPVELGAPQQGVQLELTPVQPELQLELVPAAADGGASVPGAPAAVVVAPPGYVVLQELMVLPAVAAPAVVAIPGPAGSAALTPARQRRRRRARERPTICGECGKGFSRSTDLVRHQATHTGERPHRCGECGKGFSQHSNLVTHQRIHTGEKPYACSYCAKRFSESSALVQHQRTHTGERPYACGDCGKRFSVSSNLLRHRRTHSGERPYVCEDCGERFRHKVQIRRHERQLHGAGRSRGLGLLRGARTAAGGPPRSEPAAGAADKAP; this comes from the coding sequence GTGGCAGTGGTGGGAGTGAGagtcaggaggaagaagaggctcAGGAGAGGAGCAGCAGCCCACCACGGCCAGCAGTCTCAGCCCCAGTGGGGGCCAGTGAAATTGCCGAGAAAGCCCAGCCAGAACAGCAGGAGGTGCAACTGCAGCAGGTAGAACAGCAGCCAGAGCTGCAACAACAGCCACAGAAGGAGCGGCTGCAACAGCAGCAACCACAAAACCAGCTGTTAGGACATCAGCCAGAATTGCAGCAGCAGCAAGATGGGCAAGAACAGCTGCCTCAACAACAGCAGGAGCTACAGGAAAAACGCCCATCTGTGCAACAAGAGCAACTGGAACCACAACTACAGCCAATGCAGCAGCAGGAACAgttacagcagcagcagcaagatgGGCCACAGCAGCTGCCTCAACAACAGCAGGAACTACAGGAGAAACCCCAACCCATGCAGCATCAGCAACCAAAACCACAACTGCAGCTGATGCAACAGCAGGAACAGTTACAAGAGCAGCAAGTGCAAGAGCAACAATTGTTGCAACAACAGCAGGAACAATCACAGGAGCAGCAAGTGCAAGCACAGCAGCTGTTACAGCAACAGCAGGAACAGTTACAACCACAGCAGCAGTTGCAACAGCAGAAACTGTTACAGCCGGAACAgttacagcagcagcagcaacaggaacAGTTACAACCACAGCAGGAACagttacagcagctgcagcagcaggaACAGTTACAGAAGCAGCAACTGCAACAGCAGTTGCAGCAAGAACAATTACAGCAGCAGCTACAGCAGGAACAGTTACagcagcagctggtgcagcagcAACAGTTACAGCaacagcagctggtgcagcagcAGCAAGAacagctgcagcagcagcagctgcagcccCGCCCACTGGagccagaagaggaggaagaggtggagcTGGAGCTCATGCCAGTGGACCTGGCGTCGGAGCAGGAACTGGAGCAGCAGCGGCAGCAGGAGCTGGAGAGACAACAGGAACAGCGGCAGCTGCAGCTCAAACTGCAGgagcagctgcagcagctggagcagcagctggagcagcagcagcagctggaggAGCAGCAGGAGGTGCAGCTGGAGCTGACCCCGGTGGAGCTGGGGGCCCCGCAGCAGGGGGTGCAGCTGGAGCTGACCCCCGTGCAGCCCGAGCTGCAACTGGAGCTGGTGCCCGCCGCAGCGGACGGCGGGGCGTCGGTCCCGGGGGCTCCCGCCGCCGTCGTGGTGGCTCCCCCGGGCTACGTGGTACTGCAGGAGCTCATGGTGCTGCCGGCCGTGGCGGCGCCCGCGGTGGTGGCCATCCCGGGCCCAGCGGGCAGCGCGGCCCTGACGCCGGcccggcagcggcggcggcggcgcgcgcggGAGCGGCCGACCATCTGCGGGGAGTGCGGGAAGGGCTTCAGCCGCAGCACGGACCTGGTGCGGCACCAGGCCACGCACACGGGCGAGCGGCCCCACCGCTGCGGCGAGTGCGGCAAGGGCTTCTCACAGCACTCGAACCTGGTGACGCACCAGCGCATCCACACGGGCGAGAAGCCCTACGCCTGCTCCTACTGCGCCAAGCGCTTCAGCGAGAGCTCGGCGCTCGTGCAGCACCAGCGCACGCACACCGGAGAGCGGCCCTACGCCTGCGGCGACTGCGGCAAGCGCTTCAGCGTCTCCTCCAACCTGCTGCGCCACCGGCGCACGCACTCGGGCGAGCGGCCCTACGTGTGCGAGGACTGCGGCGAGCGCTTCCGCCACAAGGTGCAGATCCGCCGCCACGAGCGCCAGCTGCACGGCGCCGGCCGCTCCCGGGGCCTGGGCCTGCTCCGCGGCGCGCGCACGGCCGCCGGCGGGCCCCCGCGCTCCGAgccggcggcgggggcggcggacAAGGCACCGTGA